A stretch of Triticum aestivum cultivar Chinese Spring chromosome 1D, IWGSC CS RefSeq v2.1, whole genome shotgun sequence DNA encodes these proteins:
- the LOC123182643 gene encoding ras-related protein Rab7, translated as MASRRRTLLKVIILGDSGVGKTSLMNQYVNKKFSNQYKATIGADFLTKEVQFEDRLFTLQIWDTAGQERFQSLGVAFYRGADCCVLVYDVNSMKSFDNLNNWREEFLIQASPSDPDNFPFVLLGNKVDVDGGNSRVVSEKKAKAWCASKGNIPYFETSAKDGINVEEAFQCIVKNALKNEPEEELYMPDTVDVVGGNRGQGSSGCC; from the exons ATGGCCTCTCGCCGCCGCACCCTCCTCAAGGTCATCATCCTCGGCGACAGCGG GGTTGGGAAGACTTCCTTGATGAACCA ATATGTGAACAAGAAGTTCAGCAACCAGTACAAGGCTACGATTGGCGCCGATTTCCTCACCAAGGAGGTGCAGTTCGAGGACAGGCTCTTCACCCTACAA ATATGGGATACTGCCGGTCAGGAGAGGTTTCAAAGTCTTGGTGTTGCATTCTACCGCGGTGCAGATTGTTGTGTTCTAGTTTACGATGTTAACTCAATGAAATCATTTGATAATCTGAACAACTGGCGTGAAGAGTTTCTAATTCAG GCTAGCCCATCAGATCCTGATAACTTCCCTTTTGTTCTGCTGGGTAACAAAGTTGATGTAGATGGCGGGAATAGTCGCGTG GTTTCTGAGAAAAAGGCGAAGGCATGGTGTGCCTCTAAAGGGAACATCCCATACTTTGAGACTTCTGCCAAGGATGGAATCAACGTGGAGGAAGCTTTCCAGTGTATAGTAAAGAACGCTCTGAAGAACGAGCCAGAGGAAGAACT GTATATGCCGGACACCGTGGACGTGGTGGGTGGCAACCGGGGTCAAGGATCATCAGGATGCTGTTAG
- the LOC123173005 gene encoding uncharacterized protein, producing the protein MRMAPVAAGRAHGAWSSAPRALSDRRGLLSSSHDVAATATVRFGARRAGGSRVILCLASGGGHPRDSGEWEPAGSPWDGRMVDEGMATLRRRIREVEDEEEEEPEPEEEGGVDLFVPPGEWTELERRHHGLYVAGVREALGILFALLVRARPGLGAGVVALVLLSVPASVLLVSAELVRAVHSISAAVLSGRM; encoded by the coding sequence ATGCGCATGGCGCCGGTGGCGGCAGGAAGAGCCCACGGCGCTTGGAGCAGCGCACCACGCGCGCTCTCCGACCGGCGCGGCCTCCTGTCATCATCTCACGACGTCGCCGCCACGGCGACGGTTCGGTTCGGCGCTCGTCGCGCCGGCGGGAGCAGAGTGATCCTCTGCCTCGCGTCGGGAGGTGGTCACCCGCGGGACAGCGGCGAGTGGGAGCCCGCGGGCTCGCCGTGGGACGGCCGGATGGTGGACGAGGGCATGGCCACGCTGCGGCGGCGCATCcgcgaggtggaggacgaggaggaggaagagccagaGCCAGAGGAGGAGGGCGGCGTCGACCTCTTCGTGCCCCCGGGCGAGTGGACGGAGCTGGAGCGGCGGCACCACGGGCTGTACGTCGCGGGCGTGCGCGAGGCGCTCGGCATCCTGTTCGCGCTGCTGGTGCGCGCGCGGCCGGGGCTCGGCGCGGGGGTCGTGGCGCTGGTGCTGCTCAGCGTGCCGGCCTCGGTGCTCCTCGTGTCCGCCGAGCTCGTCCGGGCTGTCCACTCCATCTCGGCCGCCGTGCTCAGCGGCAGAATGTAG